The following nucleotide sequence is from Leopardus geoffroyi isolate Oge1 chromosome A1, O.geoffroyi_Oge1_pat1.0, whole genome shotgun sequence.
cttcccatCCACTCTCTGAATGCCACATAGTGCTTTTGTTCTGTGTCGTGAGATGAGATGGCAGCAGTTGTGAAAAGTCCCTTCTGACCATAGTCAAACTTTCTTCGTCGCTCCTCTAGATTGTGCCACCCATCCCTGACAAAGAAATATCTCTTAACGGTCCCTTTTCAACCCTTCCCTTTGGGGGCAAGAAATTCCTCTTTCCATTAAAAATGGGCACCGGGTGGTCTCCAAGAAAGGGGAGGGGTCGAGAGAAGGgcctttgtttttcttgagaGATGGAGTTTCAACAGGAGGGGTGTTTTTGTCTCCACTTCGACCTGCTCAGCAGCAGCATAGCTCATCTCTTCACGAGTGGGGTGCTGATAGCTTTTCTTCCTTGGCAGGAGAGGCAAATACCTTATGCAACCATGAGCTGAGGAGTGTGATTTCAGCTATGGCAAGCGAGTTGGCGGTTTCTCTGTGGCCTTCGCTATATCCTGGGCTGGAGAGAGAATGGTTGCGTCTGGGGCCTGGCACCGATCAACATCCATGTCTTTTGTCTCAATGCAGGAACAAGAGCTCCGCCTTTTTCAGCGATGAGGAAAGATGCTCTCTGTGGGTCCTGGGAAGTGACAGGAAAGCTGAGTGTGCCAGCTTCCTCCACACCCTTGCTCATACTGACATAGCGTCTGTCTACCGGCTTAGTGAGTATTTGCTCCTCAGACCCCTTTGAAAGCGCAGCTCAGCGATAGCATGCGAGGTCAACCAGATTGAGCCTTCCATTCTAATCTTGGAGAAGAAAACTGCCTGAGTTGAGACTGAGGTCTCTTCCCCTAGGGCTGAAGGGGGTCTAGGTCCCCAATGATGAAGGCAGGACTGTAGAAGGTTACAGGTTCTAAGAGGTGATTTCTCCTCTCATTTTATAGAGTGGAAATTGAGTTCCTGGTGAATTTGTGCCTGAGCCAGGCCAAGAACCGCCTTTCCCCATTTTCTAGTCAGGACCCTCCCTCCTCTACCACACTGGCCCCAACACAGAATGACATTCGTCTGTCGGGGTGTATTGGCTTTGGGTGGGGGAGGCACCTCAGTGCTGGCAGTTTTCATCAGTTTCTGCATGACTGATTGAGCGAACGACTGCcactccttttccttattttggaAAGGCCCGCTGCTCTGTGTCAGGAAGGACGTTCACCCTTTGACCGTGGTTTGAGTGGTTTGAGTGGTTCTCCCATCTCTTCAGTGATGGTGATATTGTGTCCACCCCTGTGTGGCCAGATCAGATGGGGCACAGTTCATGGGCCCAGGACAGAGAATCTGCCGAGGGAACACACAGGCCCGCTCCCTGGAGCAGAGGTGGGCATTAGAATCTTTCGCCATGCACAAGGAGCACTTGTGAGGAGCACCTAGCCCAGGCATCTGCATCAGCCCTGGCAGAACTTTCTTGCCACAAACAGGTCACACCCCCTACCAGGCTGGACCAGGAAGCTGAAGCTGTGGACGTTGTCTGGCAGGGGTTGCTGAGGTCCGACAATCCAAGACTACTTTGGGTCTGCCTTCAGCAGGGGCAGGCCACAGACTTGGATCTAAGGGATCTACCAACCGTTGATCCAATGACTGGGAGAGATCTAGGAGCAGGTCCCAGGTAGCCGATTGCCTCCTATCTGAAGAGCGAGACTGCCTCTCTGTTGGATGCAGGGCAGAGCCTAGTGGTTATAAAGGTTTCCACTGTCACCAAGGCAACCAGCAGAGGGGCATCCTGTTGGTAAATTCCAGCTTCCTCAAGTCCTGTGCCCCAGGAAGGAGTGCCTCTGGGTACTTCTTCCTCCCAGAGGGGGCATCTTTTTGCAACTCACGCACCATTTGTGCTCTTGGTGGCCCTGGCCTGGAGAGATATGGCTGCAGTGAGACTCTCATGTGCTCTCAACGTCAGGGAGGGCCAGGGCACAACGGTAACTCTCCAGAGCCCGGTTCCCTATCTCTCCCACATTTGGCCATGGGGCCTTCTACCCTTCAGAGCTTACAGATCTCAAGTTACGTACAACGACTCTCACAGAGAGTGGTTGGCAGAAGCTTGACTTGGTGAAGGGCCTGCTGTCCTCAAAGTTCATTGGAGAGCGCAGAGTGAGGGCACAGGCAGCTGTTGTTTCTCTGCCAGGAAGAGTTAGAATCTTATTTCCAGAAGCCCCGGTCCCATGGAGACGAACCTGGTCTTCGCTTCCACAGTCGTACCATGACTGCTTTTGCTAAGAGAGTTAAGTTCTTTGCTGCCAAACTCGAGATGGCTTCTTGGTTCTCGACTAGCCTCCTTCCACTTTTGTGATGTCAGGCGATGGTCCCACAGGCACcttggtctctgtgtctcttttcccTCGGACTGTGCCTTTCCAGTCTCCTTCACTGCCTCCCACCTGCCGGGAGATGCTGGTGTTTCTCTGGCTCATTCacaaacccccctcccccagctgctttGCTTTCTTGTCCGAACACTTCTCCTAGGACCTGGGCCCGTTCCTTGGGATGGGCTGTGGGTCCTCGATCTGTATTTGCAAGTCTCAACTTTTTTCTTTGGCTACAGATCTACTTCACTCTCAGCCTAGAGCCCCTGCGAGTACCTCAGACTCAAAATATCTAAATGCTGTGCTCAAGACGGTTCCTTCTCCCTCATCCCATGAAGTCACTTGAGGACCAAAACCAGGACACTCAGTGGCCTCTTCACTCTAGTTGCTTCGTTAGTCACCCTCGGTCACCTAGTCCCGTGTCCCATTGTACATACTGGATCAATGACTGTCGAGAAGATGAACGACGAACGGacggaggaaggaagaaggaagggtgtCCACGTGGCATGATGCTACAGGCCACAAAGCGCACCATGCTTGGGAGTTTTGATCATGGCTCTGTTGTCATCTGCCTGGGAGATTTGGGCCTTTAGATTTTGtcatcccctttcccccacctcctAGAAGAGAGCTCGTGTTTCTAGCTTCTCCACTTTTGTTTTCTGGCTCTGGGTCTTATTTCTACCTCCGTGCCCAACCGTGAagtgagtggcttaaacaagatgCTCTCCAGGTCCCTACAGCTCTTAAGCTGATGATAAAGGAGAAGATTCTTCCCAGTTTCTTAGAGAAATTTAAACACAAAGGGTCCTGAGGGGACCACGGGTCTGGGGTATATACCTGCAGGCCTAGGCATGGTGGCCTATTCTGACCTAACACCAGgtctgtctttcctttccatccAGGTGGGTTTGAATCCATCCAGAATCTTCCAAACGATCTAAGTGGTGAGTAGAGATCGTGCCGAACCTGACCTCCGGTCCTTCAGAACAGCCTCCTCCCCTCTTGCCAGGAGCTGGCCACCACAGTGGCACGTGCTTAGGGTTGCCCACCTCTGCCTGTCCCTTACAGCGTCCCAGCCTGAAGTCTTCAAGGAGGCCAGGACTGGTAGAGCCTGGGAGGAGCATCAGGCCGTGGGCTCCAGACAGTCTAGCAGTTCCGAGGACTCCAGCCTGGAGGAGGAGCTCCTCTCAGCAGCCTCAGACAGCTATCACTTGCCAGAGCCTGATGACCTCGATGACCCAGAACTGCTCGTGGACCTAAACACTggtcaggaagaggaggaggctgagAATTTCGCCCCCATGCTGGCGTTTCTGGATCACGAGGGCTACGCTGACCACTTTAGGAGCCTCTACgactcctccttctctttcctcacgTCTTCCTTTTACAGCTTCTCTGAGGAGGACGAACTTGTGGCCTACCTGGAGGCCTCAAGGAAGTGGGCCAAGAGGAACCACATGACCTGGGCCCATGCCCGGCTCTGCTTCCTCCTGGGCCGGCTGAGCGTCAGGAGGGTCAAACTCTCTCAGGCCAGGGTGTACTTTGAGGAGGCTATGTACATCCTCGATGGGGCATTTGAGGACCTATCCTTGGTGGCTGCTCTGTACATCAATCTGGCTGCCATCTACCTGAGGCAGAGGCTGAGGCATAAAGGCTCAGCCCTGCTAGAAAAGGCAGGTGCCCTGTTGGCCTGCCTGCCTGACCGTGAGTCCAGCACCAAGAATGAGCTTGACGTTGTGGCCTATGTGCTACGCCAGGGGATTGTGGCTGGCAGCTGTGTCCTGGAGGCCAGGGCCTGCTTCCTGGCCATCCGATTGCTCCTGGACTTAGGCCGGCATGAGGAGGTCCTGCCCTTTGCCGAGCGTCTGCAACTCCTCTCTGGACACCCTCCTGACCTGGATGCCGTGGCCACCATCTTGAGTTTTCTGTACGACAAGAAATACCTTCCACACCTTGCGGTGGCCTCTGTCCAGCAACGTGGTACCCAGAGTGCCCAAGGGATGTCCCTTCCAATTTGGCAGGTCTACCTGGTTCTCCAGAACACCGCCAAGCTCCTTGGAGTTCCCTCTTTAAGCTGGGGTGAAGTTTCTGCCCTGGCCTGCCCAGCACTCAGGCAGGCGCTGGTTGCCTGTGAAGAGCAGGCCAGTCGGAGCACCCAGAGGGCCCTGTGTCTCATCCTGTCCAAAGTGTACCTCCAACACAGGTCTCCTGATGGCGCCATCCACTACCTGAGCCAGGCCTTGGTGCTAGGGCAGCTGCTGGGTGAGCAGGAGGCCTTCGAGTCTTCCCTGTGCCTGGCGTGGGCTTATCTCGTAGCCAGCCAGGCAAAGAAGGCGTTGGACATTCTTGAGCCGCTGCTATACTCTCAGAAGGAGATGGAGAGCATCACCCAAAAGGGGGTGGTCCATAACCTCCTGGGCCTTGCACTTCAAGGTGAAGGCCGGGTGAACAGGGCAGCCAAGAACTATCTCCGGGCTTTGAACAGAGCTCAGGAAATGGGGAACGTGCGTAACCAGGCGGTGACTTTGGCCAATCTTGGCCACCTGACTCTCAAGTCCTGGGCTCGGCAACCAGCCAAGGACTATCTCCTGCGGGCCGTCCGACTCTATTCTGAACTCCAGACCAGCGTGGAGACAGACATGGAATTAGTACAGGTGCTTCTCTGGTTGGCCCAAGTCCTGGTGTCTGGACGTCAGCTGGCCAGTGGCCGCCTTTGTTACGAAATGGCATTGCTGTTGGGCTTAAGGCATCGGCACCTAAAGAGTGAGTATGTCCCACGCTGTTGCACGCTTCAGAGAAAAGTGTGCGATCACGTTTTGCCCTCGTCCTATCTCAAGTGATCTCATCCATGTCCCTGCTTTATGTTCAGGTCAGCTTCAGGTCACCAAATCCCTCTGCCATTTCTACAGCTCTGTTTCCCCAAACCCCGAGGCATGCATCACCTACCATGAGCATTGGCTGGCCCTAGCTCAGCAACTCAGGGACCGAGAGATGGAGGGGAGGCTGTTGGAGTCCCTCGGGCAGCTCTATCGGAACCTGAACACGGCCAGGTGAGTCTGGGCTCGGGGACAGTCCTGGAAACAGCTTACCTTCCTTGAGGAGAAGCAGCACTCTTTTCCTCAGGATGTGAAGTTCACATGCACATTCGAACAAGTTCTCTAATTTCTCTGTACCTCAGCCTCCTCATCAAAGATGAGAACGGTGGCATAGACcttatactattaaaaaaaaaaaaagtttacctatttattttaagacacagacaacaggggaagggcagagagagagggagacagaatccgaagcaggctccaggctccgagctgtcagcatagagcccgaggcaaggctcaaactcacaaaccgtgagattatgacctgagccgaagtccgaggcttgaccgacggagccacccgggtgccccaagggGGCCTAATTTAGAGAGGTGGCAGTGATACAGGACTGGACCCCTCAGGAGGTCTTGGTTACCTGTGGACAATGGGTAATAGAGAAAGGACACAAAGTAAGTCAATCCactggtggggggcgggtgggtaATATTTGACAGTAAAAACATTTGATTTGCAACCTTACCTTTAAAATGCATCTGGAAGTGATGGACCTAcgtttattttcaccttttagtTAAGAGACTTAGGTTAGAATTGCAACCATGCAATAAGTCATAGAATAAACAGCAAAAGAACTGTTGACTTTTAGCTCAATTGTGTGCACAAGATTGCATAACAGCACGATGGAATATCCTTTGTTTTGCGACTGACTTTTCAGCCCTCTCTTAAAAAGCCTCCTCTTTGCAAAAATACACCAAACCTTAACTGTTTTACCCCAAAGCTTCTTTTAACCCCTTGACCTTTGAATCATTCTCACGTGAAGCATCCTgctatcttctgctggttttctcttctctcacGTCCACACTGGGTCCAATCGGCCTACTCCTCATTCACCAGCGGTGTGGCCGGCTGTTCTGCTTCCCAGCAGGCCTTTAATTGATTCCATTACATTCTGCATGGTTTGCAAGAGATCTGACTTCATTTTGCAACAGATTAGCAGTGTGGCGTTGTACTCATAATTATGAATGACATCTAAAATACAGCAGGGATAATTGCCAGtgttgagcagagagagaggtggttgGGGAGAAGCTAATTGAATGACAAACGTTGCTTCTCTGGGCAACGTGGCAACCTGGGGCATCAGGGCAGCCAGATCACTAATAGTCAGATAATaacctctctctgttcccctccctctgtctccctctctctcacccttttccTCTCTTGCAAGAATCGGGTGTCCTCTAAACCTCCCGCCATCTTTGCCTTCAGTTCTAGGACGGGAGGTTTGGATCCTTGCAGCGTGTGAGGGGACAGGAGGTGTGGCCCAGAGCGACACCGCTTCCATTCCAGGACGCCCCATGAATGTCCTTTTAGTGAGGAGTGGATTTTTGGCAGTCCTCATTCTGTCATTCTGGAAGTTGATCCGGATGGGGATCTTTTAATCCTCATATTCTAGAATTCTAATCTCTGAGATTCTGATCTGTACAActccctttcttctgctttacCACTAATGTGAGTGATACGAAGAAATTTAGGAAGTGCCTTAGGTGTCAGAGGAAACCCCTGCAAACATAAGGTCATCATCCCTTTGCAGAAATCTCAGTTCGTCAAGGAGAACGTGCTACAATGCTATATTTATTTAGCAGGTATAAATTACCTACTCCTGCAAGGCGCttaacagacacagagaaacaggtaTTTGCATACACCTTGAGGTGGTTACTGTAATTTAGCTCTAAGCTTCCTGGTAACTGAGGGAAAAAGGGGAAAGCCACAGGAGGTTCTCAttgtctgattaaaaaaaataaacaaatgtgtctGTTGGAGCAAATGCTTTTCTGGCACTTGTTTCTGGGAGGCTCTTATTAAGTGGGTCTTGATGTATGGACAGAGTTCTTCCACGAAACTCTTCCCTGTGGGATTTCCGTACTCACGACGCTCAAAGGCAGGAAGGGTTCCTGGGTGAGGATAGCAGGCATCTGCAGGGGAGGGtttggagggaaagaagaggagggtTGGGGAAGACTTCATGACGGTGGTAGCGTGTGAAAAAGGTCTTAAGGGATTGGTAAGATTTTGGAAagcggaggaggggaagagaatagCATTTGGGGCCGTGGGGATTGCGGTAGCAGTGGGAAGGGGGGACCCATCTGGAAGACACTGTGTACGTTTGATGAAGTTTGGTGCTCAAGTGGATATGGGtagtaagggagagagaggcctTCAGCCTGTCCCCTAGGAGGGGATGCggaggtgggctggggtggggagggcctccGGACTGGCACAGCGGGCAGCCGTAATGAAAATGGTGGCCGGAATAGTAGCTAAAGGCCTTCACGGTGAGCATGCAGCGTTTACCAAGATACGTGTAATCTCAGGATAACTGCACAAATATCCACAAAGACCTGTGGGAACTGAGAACGAAGGAAGCCAAGTAATTTGAAGCTGTGCATTCGGGGTTGATACCCAGGTTGAGTCTAgcacaggggttggcaaactttttgtTAAAGGTCAGACAGGAAATGTTTTAGGCGTGGTGGCCATGTGGTCCCGGTCACGACGACGCTGAGGTTGCATTGCCTtgtgaaaacagccatagactACGTGTGGGAGGGAGTGCGGCTGGGTTCACTGAGATTTGGTTTACAAAAGCAGGAGAAGGCTGCTTTGGCTCATGAGCCATAGTGTGCCAACCCCCGGTCTAGAGTCCATATTCGTAACTACTCTGTATGTATTCTGCCTGTTCGGTCAGCAATTTCCCCCCCAGATAAACTGTTAGCGTGGATGGCTATAGCGTGAAGGCTCCAGGAGTTGTATGGATGAGCAGGGCCTCACTGTTCATCTGGTCTGACCCCTGCCTGCTCCAGAGAGTCCTGGCTGCTGACCCACGTGGTTTCACCGGTAGTAGCTGAGATCCCGGATTCCTCCATTTATGGCGGTTTCACTGCCTCATGCTCCCTTTCTACTCATGTCAATTCCTCCTATTTGAAAGGTTTTCTCTAGGGTTTAGAGGTGGAGGATGGTAGGTGAGGGCATACAGACGGAGAAAGCTGCGGCCCAGCCTTTGGGTGTTTGCCTTGGAATACTTTGCTGTCCCTTTGTCCAGGACTCTCAGGGTCTTGCTATCTCTGCCTCCAGGGTGACAGCTACAAGACCTAGTGATTCCAGTCTCTCAGTGGGCAGGGCCCTTGGGCACCTTGTTTTCTGTCTTCAGGTGACATAGTATAGACTGTGCCTTGTACTGAACCAGGTGGGATCCATGGGAATTTTGAGGCTCTATTGAACCCAGCCGACAAATGTTCACTGGGCGTTTATGATAGCCCAAAAACCTGACAGAGAGCTATAGTCCCTGAGCTCACGATGCTTATAGTTCAAGATATTGACAATATTCACATACATGTTTGCCGAAGGTATCCTATAAATTGTGGTAAGGGCCGCCAAGGATGTGCatgttatttttagaaagaagacATGCCTGTATGCAACAAGTCTTCACGAAGTAATTCTTTGCATGTGGATAGAACAGTTGCCGGAAGtccttattcttattcttatgcTTCTTACTCCTGTGGAATGAACAAAGAAACGCTTCGTCATATGGTTTTCGGTGTAACTAATACAACCAACCACTAACATTTCTGTAACCCTGAACGAGGGAGGCACTGCTCTCACTGACGTGTCATGTGATCACGAGGCTGGGACGTACATCACCACCCCTACTTTGGCAGGTGAGGAAACCTTGCTTGAGGCTGGAAGTAGCTTACGCTCTTCCCAAACTTCTAGGTTGttaaaggagttaaaaaaaaaaaaaaagcagaagccCTCCCATGTGCTGATTTCTGAGCCCGAGACTGAGCGCTGCttgagggtgtgtgtggggtTCTGGAGTCAGATTGTCAGGGTTAGACTCTGGTTTAAACAATGTCTATTACCTGGTCCCTGTCACTTACCCTTTCTGAGCCTTATTTTTCCCTATTCGTAAAGTGGATATAATACCGGGACTAGCTGCGTAGGGCTGTTTTGATGATTAAGTGAGATAAGGCATgtcaggtgctcaacaaatgtcagGGAATGATTACTGTCACATATTACAAGACCAAACAGCAGAGGGCTCAACCTAAAGCTTTAGAAATGAACAGTGCCAACttggacaaattaaaaaaaaaaaaaccctctgagtttctttatttgcacAATGGGCTAAGATCCCTCATGGCTTAATGTTTCTGAGGTTTAAATGACAGAATGGGCATTAAAATTCATATCCCAACACCTGGCATGGGTCAACCCT
It contains:
- the SH3TC2 gene encoding SH3 domain and tetratricopeptide repeat-containing protein 2 isoform X2, yielding MGGCFCIPGEPSLSWGPGKETPSKDPTISSEVIASSEDKEKCFLSQNMTPDLTLSFSVKSRSRRCVNGPLQEAARRRLWALENEDQDVRALFKDLSARLVGIQSQKAQFLITFKTMEEIWKFSTYLNLGYVSACLEHLLFDHKYWLNCRLVEDTEIQVSVDEKHLETIYLGLLIQEGHFFCRAVCSVAQPPEKEGEYLTLWKKELISVKIVEGGSEWEGVSLVTGQRGLVPVSALEPLPLPFHQWFLKNYPGSCGFSRKRDWTGSYQIGRGKCKAWKEYEREEKDELNFHQGESIEIIGFVIPGLQWFIGKSTRSGEVGFVPTRNIDPESYSPMNKSSAFFSDEERCSLWVLGSDRKAECASFLHTLAHTDIASVYRLSGFESIQNLPNDLSASQPEVFKEARTGRAWEEHQAVGSRQSSSSEDSSLEEELLSAASDSYHLPEPDDLDDPELLVDLNTGQEEEEAENFAPMLAFLDHEGYADHFRSLYDSSFSFLTSSFYSFSEEDELVAYLEASRKWAKRNHMTWAHARLCFLLGRLSVRRVKLSQARVYFEEAMYILDGAFEDLSLVAALYINLAAIYLRQRLRHKGSALLEKAGALLACLPDRESSTKNELDVVAYVLRQGIVAGSCVLEARACFLAIRLLLDLGRHEEVLPFAERLQLLSGHPPDLDAVATILSFLYDKKYLPHLAVASVQQRGTQSAQGMSLPIWQVYLVLQNTAKLLGVPSLSWGEVSALACPALRQALVACEEQASRSTQRALCLILSKVYLQHRSPDGAIHYLSQALVLGQLLGEQEAFESSLCLAWAYLVASQAKKALDILEPLLYSQKEMESITQKGVVHNLLGLALQGEGRVNRAAKNYLRALNRAQEMGNVRNQAVTLANLGHLTLKSWARQPAKDYLLRAVRLYSELQTSVETDMELVQVLLWLAQVLVSGRQLASGRLCYEMALLLGLRHRHLKSQLQVTKSLCHFYSSVSPNPEACITYHEHWLALAQQLRDREMEGRLLESLGQLYRNLNTARSLRRSLTCIKESLRIFIDLGAKDKAAEAWLGAGRLYYLMQEDDLVELYLQAAIQKALKSEEPSLALKLYEEAGDVFFNGTRHRHRAVEYYRAGAVPLARRMKAVRTELRVFNKLTELQISLEGYEKALEFATLAARLSTVIVFQFLGDQKQELVAFHRLATVYYSLSMYEMAEDCYLKTLSLCPPWLQSPKEALYYAKVYYRLGRLTFYQLKDAHDATEYFWLALAAAVLLGDQELQDTIRSRLDNVCRSPLWHSSPSGRSSERARWLSGGGLAL
- the SH3TC2 gene encoding SH3 domain and tetratricopeptide repeat-containing protein 2 isoform X3, with protein sequence MGGCFCIPGEPSLSWGPGKETPSKDPTISSEVIASSEDKEKCFLSQNMTPDLTLSFSVKSRSRRCVNGPLQEAARRRLWALENEDQDVRALFKDLSARLVGIQSQKAQFLITFKTMEEIWKFSTYLNLGYVSACLEHLLFDHKYWLNCRLVEDTEIQVSVDEKHLETIYLGLLIQEGHFFCRAVCSVAQPPEKEGEYLTLWKKELISVKIVEGGSEWEGVSLVTGQRGLVPVSALEPLPLPFHQWFLKNYPGSCGFSRKRDWTGSYQIGRGKCKAWKEYEREEKDELNFHQGESIEIIGFVIPGLQWFIGKSTRSGEVGFVPTRNIDPESYSPMNKSSAFFSDEERCSLWVLGSDRKAECASFLHTLAHTDIASVYRLSGFESIQNLPNDLSASQPEVFKEARTGRAWEEHQAVGSRQSSSSEDSSLEEELLSAASDSYHLPEPDDLDDPELLVDLNTGQEEEEAENFAPMLAFLDHEGYADHFRSLYDSSFSFLTSSFYSFSEEDELVAYLEASRKWAKRNHMTWAHARLCFLLGRLSVRRVKLSQARVYFEEAMYILDGAFEDLSLVAALYINLAAIYLRQRLRHKGSALLEKAGALLACLPDRESSTKNELDVVAYVLRQGIVAGSCVLEARACFLAIRLLLDLGRHEEVLPFAERLQLLSGHPPDLDAVATILSFLYDKKYLPHLAVASVQQRGTQSAQGMSLPIWQVYLVLQNTAKLLGVPSLSWGEVSALACPALRQALVACEEQASRSTQRALCLILSKVYLQHRSPDGAIHYLSQALVLGQLLGEQEAFESSLCLAWAYLVASQAKKALDILEPLLYSQKEMESITQKGVVHNLLGLALQGEGRVNRAAKNYLRALNRAQEMGNVRNQAVTLANLGHLTLKSWARQPAKDYLLRAVRLYSELQTSVETDMELVQVLLWLAQVLVSGRQLASGRLCYEMALLLGLRHRHLKSQLQVTKSLCHFYSSVSPNPEACITYHEHWLALAQQLRDREMEGRLLESLGQLYRNLNTARSLRRSLTCIKESLRIFIDLGAKDKAAEAWLGAGRLYYLMQEDDLVELYLQAAIQKALKSEEPSLALKLYEEAGDVFFNGTRHRHRAVEYYRAGAVPLARRMKAVRTELRVFNKLTELQISLEGYEKALEFATLAARLSTVIGDQKQELVAFHRLATVYYSLSMYEMAEDCYLKTLSLCPPWLQSPKEALYYAKVYYRLGRLTFYQLKDAHDATEYFWLALAAAVLLGDQELQDTIRSRLDNVCRSPLWHSSPSGRSSERARWLSGGGLAL
- the SH3TC2 gene encoding SH3 domain and tetratricopeptide repeat-containing protein 2 isoform X6 — encoded protein: MPQSRNSYEAFCVSMRSLTRRCHPRSSHCSLYSGPLSQVGGYPVPEGSVPHHLQDHGGNLEVFHLLELRLVEDTEIQVSVDEKHLETIYLGLLIQEGHFFCRAVCSVAQPPEKEGEYLTLWKKELISVKIVEGGSEWEGVSLVTGQRGLVPVSALEPLPLPFHQWFLKNYPGSCGFSRKRDWTGSYQIGRGKCKAWKEYEREEKDELNFHQGESIEIIGFVIPGLQWFIGKSTRSGEVGFVPTRNIDPESYSPMNKSSAFFSDEERCSLWVLGSDRKAECASFLHTLAHTDIASVYRLSGFESIQNLPNDLSASQPEVFKEARTGRAWEEHQAVGSRQSSSSEDSSLEEELLSAASDSYHLPEPDDLDDPELLVDLNTGQEEEEAENFAPMLAFLDHEGYADHFRSLYDSSFSFLTSSFYSFSEEDELVAYLEASRKWAKRNHMTWAHARLCFLLGRLSVRRVKLSQARVYFEEAMYILDGAFEDLSLVAALYINLAAIYLRQRLRHKGSALLEKAGALLACLPDRESSTKNELDVVAYVLRQGIVAGSCVLEARACFLAIRLLLDLGRHEEVLPFAERLQLLSGHPPDLDAVATILSFLYDKKYLPHLAVASVQQRGTQSAQGMSLPIWQVYLVLQNTAKLLGVPSLSWGEVSALACPALRQALVACEEQASRSTQRALCLILSKVYLQHRSPDGAIHYLSQALVLGQLLGEQEAFESSLCLAWAYLVASQAKKALDILEPLLYSQKEMESITQKGVVHNLLGLALQGEGRVNRAAKNYLRALNRAQEMGNVRNQAVTLANLGHLTLKSWARQPAKDYLLRAVRLYSELQTSVETDMELVQVLLWLAQVLVSGRQLASGRLCYEMALLLGLRHRHLKSQLQVTKSLCHFYSSVSPNPEACITYHEHWLALAQQLRDREMEGRLLESLGQLYRNLNTARSLRRSLTCIKESLRIFIDLGAKDKAAEAWLGAGRLYYLMQEDDLVELYLQAAIQKALKSEEPSLALKLYEEAGDVFFNGTRHRHRAVEYYRAGAVPLARRMKAVRTELRVFNKLTELQISLEGYEKALEFATLAARLSTVIVFQFLGDQKQELVAFHRLATVYYSLSMYEMAEDCYLKTLSLCPPWLQSPKEALYYAKVYYRLGRLTFYQLKDAHDATEYFWLALAAAVLLGDQELQDTIRSRLDNVCRSPLWHSSPSGRSSERARWLSGGGLAL
- the SH3TC2 gene encoding SH3 domain and tetratricopeptide repeat-containing protein 2 isoform X5; the protein is MTPDLTLSFSVKSRSRRCVNGPLQEAARRRLWALENEDQDVRALFKDLSARLVGIQSQKAQFLITFKTMEEIWKFSTYLNLGYVSACLEHLLFDHKYWLNCRLVEDTEIQVSVDEKHLETIYLGLLIQEGHFFCRAVCSVAQPPEKEGEYLTLWKKELISVKIVEGGSEWEGVSLVTGQRGLVPVSALEPLPLPFHQWFLKNYPGSCGFSRKRDWTGSYQIGRGKCKAWKEYEREEKDELNFHQGESIEIIGFVIPGLQWFIGKSTRSGEVGFVPTRNIDPESYSPMNKSSAFFSDEERCSLWVLGSDRKAECASFLHTLAHTDIASVYRLSGFESIQNLPNDLSASQPEVFKEARTGRAWEEHQAVGSRQSSSSEDSSLEEELLSAASDSYHLPEPDDLDDPELLVDLNTGQEEEEAENFAPMLAFLDHEGYADHFRSLYDSSFSFLTSSFYSFSEEDELVAYLEASRKWAKRNHMTWAHARLCFLLGRLSVRRVKLSQARVYFEEAMYILDGAFEDLSLVAALYINLAAIYLRQRLRHKGSALLEKAGALLACLPDRESSTKNELDVVAYVLRQGIVAGSCVLEARACFLAIRLLLDLGRHEEVLPFAERLQLLSGHPPDLDAVATILSFLYDKKYLPHLAVASVQQRGTQSAQGMSLPIWQVYLVLQNTAKLLGVPSLSWGEVSALACPALRQALVACEEQASRSTQRALCLILSKVYLQHRSPDGAIHYLSQALVLGQLLGEQEAFESSLCLAWAYLVASQAKKALDILEPLLYSQKEMESITQKGVVHNLLGLALQGEGRVNRAAKNYLRALNRAQEMGNVRNQAVTLANLGHLTLKSWARQPAKDYLLRAVRLYSELQTSVETDMELVQVLLWLAQVLVSGRQLASGRLCYEMALLLGLRHRHLKSQLQVTKSLCHFYSSVSPNPEACITYHEHWLALAQQLRDREMEGRLLESLGQLYRNLNTARSLRRSLTCIKESLRIFIDLGAKDKAAEAWLGAGRLYYLMQEDDLVELYLQAAIQKALKSEEPSLALKLYEEAGDVFFNGTRHRHRAVEYYRAGAVPLARRMKAVRTELRVFNKLTELQISLEGYEKALEFATLAARLSTVIVFQFLGDQKQELVAFHRLATVYYSLSMYEMAEDCYLKTLSLCPPWLQSPKEALYYAKVYYRLGRLTFYQLKDAHDATEYFWLALAAAVLLGDQELQDTIRSRLDNVCRSPLWHSSPSGRSSERARWLSGGGLAL